In the genome of Kluyveromyces marxianus DMKU3-1042 DNA, complete genome, chromosome 1, one region contains:
- the TRM2 gene encoding tRNA (uracil(54)-C(5))-methyltransferase: MLSARVLFLRIPLRASSTIRRLHHNIMSAEIELKRVASQEIKPVKVKQSKKGKIRKYKSKPLDPTSSLGVLQFEIDEILKEQNLTRENILTDVGGILNEARDGPMHKLYHREVDNVEILRMSASGDGLALIPNPAEHDKKQIALIPFGVPGDIVKIKTFKTHPYYVECDLLQVYKPGDMRKDELIQCKYFGKCSGCQLQYLTYDDQLAFKKRTVVNAYKFFAPRLMQENVVPEVGDTVQSPLEVGYRTKLTPHFDLPKWQKENGERPALGFGHKGRPQWRGTAAGGSNSILDIEECIIGTKIINRGMANERARFEKEFSKYTKGATILLREHTKVIDPETPVVEQLDEGSRDAEGNVSYLEIKDTENNKSLVKTCVTNTRQIVTEYINGYTFQFSAGEFFQNNNSILTKVTDYVRKNLQIEGSKPEDPHYLVDAYCGSGLFSITSSKGVDKVIGVEVSADSVAFAERNAKANGVENCKFIVGKAEKIFGSIDTPCDRTSVILDPPRKGCDDIFLKQLAEYNPARIVYISCNVHSQARDVEYFLKETENGKHYKIESLRGFDFFPQTHHVESVCVLTRS, from the coding sequence ATGCTTAGTGCACGAGTGCTTTTTTTGCGTATTCCTCTTCGAGCTTCTTCTACTATTAGACGACTACATCACAACATAATGAGCGCTGAAAtagaattgaagagagtTGCTTCGCAAGAGATTAAACCGGTTAAGGTGAAGCAGAGTAAAAAGGGTAAGATTCGGAAGTACAAGTCTAAGCCTCTAGATCCTACAAGCTCACTTGGTGTTTTGCAGTTTGAGATTGATgagattttgaaggaaCAGAACTTGACTAGAGAAAATATTCTGACTGATGTTGGTGGTATCTTGAATGAAGCAAGGGACGGACCAATGCACAAGTTGTACCACAGGGAGGTGGACAACGTAGAAATTTTAAGAATGAGTGCCAGTGGTGATGGACTTGCGTTGATTCCTAATCCTGCAGAACATGATAAAAAGCAGATTGCATTAATTCCATTTGGTGTACCTGGGGATATCGTTAAGATCAAGACTTTCAAGACACATCCATACTATGTTGAGTGTGACCTATTACAAGTATACAAACCAGGTGATATGAGGAAAGATGAACTAATCCAATGCAAATATTTCGGTAAGTGTTCTGGTTGTCAATTACAGTACCTAACATATGATGATCAACTGgctttcaagaagagaacCGTTGTCAACGCGTACAAATTTTTCGCACCAAGGTTGATGCAAGAGAATGTTGTGCCCGAAGTTGGTGATACTGTTCAATCGCCTTTAGAAGTAGGGTACAGAACTAAATTAACTCCTCATTTTGATTTACCAAAGTGGCAGAAAGAAAACGGAGAGAGACCTGCTCTTGGATTTGGTCACAAGGGTAGACCACAATGGAGAGGCACTGCAGCTGGTGGATCAAATTCAATCTTAGACATCGAAGAGTGTATAATCGGAACAAAAATCATAAATCGCGGGATGGCTAATGAGAGAGCTAGGTTTGAGAAGGAATTTTCGAAATACACCAAGGGCGCAACTATTCTACTCAGAGAACATACTAAGGTTATCGATCCAGAAACTCCGGTAGTGGAGCAATTAGATGAAGGTTCTCGTGATGCTGAAGGTAATGTGTCCTACTTAGAAATCAAGGACACAGAGAACAATAAATCTTTGGTTAAGACATGTGTTACCAACACAAGGCAAATTGTAACCGAATATATTAACGGATACACCTTCCAGTTTAGCGCAGGTGaatttttccaaaacaaTAACTCTATCCTAACAAAGGTAACGGACTATGTGCGTAAAAACTTACAAATTGAAGGATCCAAACCTGAAGATCCTCACTATTTAGTCGATGCATACTGTGGGTCCGGGCTATTCAGTATTACTTCCTCTAAGGGCGTAGATAAGGTTATTGGTGTTGAGGTCAGTGCTGATAGTGTTGCATTTGCTGAACGTAATGCTAAGGCTAACGGTGTTGAAAACTGTAAATTCATAGTCGGCAAAGCTGAAAAGATCTTCGGTTCTATTGATACACCATGTGACAGGACAAGTGTCATCTTGGATCCACCTAGAAAGGGTTGCGACGACATTTTCCTAAAACAACTAGCAGAATACAATCCAGCTAGAATTGTCTACATATCCTGTAATGTGCATTCTCAAGCTCGTGATGTTGAgtatttcttgaaggaaacAGAAAATGGGAAACACTACAAAATTGAGAGCTTGAGAGGTTTCGACTTTTTCCCACAAACACATCACGTCGAATCGGTTTGTGTTTTAACCAGGTCTTAG
- the GLG1 gene encoding glycogenin GT 8 family protein, with the protein MLGVVTLLYSLDYLPGTLTLAYQLRKFMTEGSKDKELCLVLSSELLDEGQLSESAVKVLGELFDTIIEVEPVDLTDPIVKQNQANLMMLNNRSELAFTFMKLHMWELTQYEKILYLDSDVLPLDSDIFRIFDHVTNQTSDQIAAVPDCGWPDLFNSGVMVVKPDKGKYEELHDLAKRELSIDGADQGILNQFFNPMCHDGDKLTEWIRLPFFYNVTSPGAGYQYTPALKFFANKLKLVHFIGKNKPWNYSQHGGRYNDKYRNQWWALYMELCQRYFQSDLDIDIDNLCRHTANLGVSGAASQADYPEDTKPAWDPATEAPPKDLPAEAPNLKIVNSYSWEEELVVVPDEEAEGPALAPDDIEDSLPRSQREPLVEPMVNVGSDGDMETETETELELGSRTESSSSNRASEPKPSAAPPRPDQYVPPRYEKPKPIFPWESDTEYKATRVFPGDE; encoded by the coding sequence ATGCTAGGGGTTGTTACTTTGTTGTACAGTCTGGACTATTTGCCCGGGACTTTGACCTTAGCGTACCAGCTAAGGAAGTTTATGACGGAGGGTTCGAAGGATAAGGAATTATGTTTAGTTCTTTCGAGCGAATTGTTGGACGAGGGCCAGCTCAGTGAGTCGGCTGTTAAGGTTTTAGGTGAGTTGTTTGATACGATTATCGAGGTGGAGCCCGTTGATTTGACGGATCCTATAGTGAAACAGAACCAGGCGAATCTCATGATGTTGAATAACCGTTCTGAATTGGCGTTTACGTTTATGAAGTTGCACATGTGGGAGTTGACGCAGTACGAGAAGATCTTGTATCTTGACAGCGATGTGTTGCCTCTTGACTCGGACATATTCCGAATCTTTGATCATGTGACGAACCAGACGAGTGACCAGATTGCAGCAGTACCCGACTGCGGGTGGCCAGATTTGTTCAACAGCGGTGTAATGGTCGTGAAGCCTGACAAGGGGAAGTATGAGGAGTTGCACGACTTGGCTAAGCGGGAGTTGTCGATCGATGGTGCAGATCAGGGGATTTTGAACCAGTTTTTCAATCCGATGTGCCACGATGGTGACAAGCTGACGGAATGGATCAGACTCCCCTTTTTCTACAACGTGACGTCGCCTGGTGCTGGTTACCAGTATACTCCTGCCCTCAAGTTCTTCGCAAACAAGTTGAAATTGGTTCATTTCATCGGTAAAAACAAGCCCTGGAACTACTCCCAACATGGTGGCAGGTACAACGACAAATATAGAAATCAATGGTGGGCCCTATACATGGAATTGTGCCAGAGGTACTTCCAATCCGATCTGGACATCGATATCGACAATCTTTGTCGCCATACTGCAAACCTCGGTGTTTCGGGTGCTGCTTCTCAGGCAGATTACCCAGAAGACACAAAGCCAGCGTGGGACCCAGCTACAGAAGCCCCACCAAAGGATCTACCTGCAGAAGCTCCTAATTTGAAGATTGTAAACTCGTACTCCTGGGAGGAAGAGTTGGTTGTGGTCCCTGACGAGGAAGCAGAAGGTCCTGCGTTGGCGCCAGACGATATAGAGGACTCCCTACCTCGATCCCAACGTGAACCCTTGGTCGAACCTATGGTGAATGTTGGTAGCGATGGAGACATGGAGACTGAGACTGAGACTGAATTGGAACTAGGCTCAAGAACAGAGTCGTCGTCGTCCAACCGGGCCTCAGAACCAAAACCCTCCGCTGCACCACCTCGCCCAGACCAGTATGTCCCACCAAGGTAcgaaaaaccaaaaccaatcTTTCCCTGGGAATCAGATACCGAGTACAAAGCAACGCGTGTATTCCCTGGAGACGAATGA
- the UTP30 gene encoding Utp30p: protein MVLQLDSDGQATKALVALKKQCKSDPKLANDSSIHMIINTVRPVGITNDHVPRIIPLHYSTMGSVRDTRILLICKDPSTLYRDALLKEKSTAELFKEIISVKKLKQRFRGKKLKELYNEFDLVVADYRVHHLLPNILGATFYHSNRKLPFVVRMSKQVKEKGQKMKEECDPKYIKAQVKSICKNAWFLPNKDNCLNIKIGEIDKHTEEEMIANAEDVINFLCDKTKKPQGGVIKDGKIASVFVKTSNSVSLPIWKQPEQEESDDEEELKL, encoded by the coding sequence ATGGTGCTGCAACTGGATTCAGACGGGCAGGCGACCAAAGCCCTCGTcgctttgaagaaacagtGCAAGTCGGACCCAAAACTAGCCAATGATTCCAGCATCCACATGATTATCAATACCGTGCGTCCGGTAGGGATCACGAACGACCACGTCCCTCGTATCATTCCATTACATTATAGTACAATGGGCTCTGTGAGAGATACCAGGATCTTGCTCATCTGTAAAGATCCTAGCACCCTCTATCGTGACGCGctcttgaaggaaaagagtACTGCTGAGTTATTCAAAGAGATCATCAGCgtcaagaagttgaagcaGAGGTTCAGAGGAAAGAAGCTAAAGGAGCTATACAACGAGTTTGACCTTGTTGTGGCAGATTACAGAGTTCACCACTTGCTACCAAACATTTTGGGAGCTACCTTTTACCATTCCAACAGGAAACTTCCGTTCGTTGTCAGAATGTCAAAGCAGGTGAAGGAAAAGGGCCAGAAGATGAAAGAGGAATGTGATCCCAAGTATATCAAGGCACAGGTCAAGTCGATATGTAAAAATGCATGGTTTTTACCCAACAAGGACAATTGTCTAAACATCAAGATAGGGGAAATCGACAAGCATACAGAGGAAGAAATGATCGCCAATGCAGAAGACGTGATAAACTTCTTATGTGACAAAACCAAGAAGCCACAAGGTGGGGTTATAAAGGACGGTAAAATTGCCTCGGTATTCGTAAAGACCAGTAATAGTGTCAGTCTACCGATATGGAAGCAACCtgagcaagaagaaagcgatgacgaagaagagttaAAGCTATGA
- the TIF1 gene encoding ATP-dependent RNA helicase eIF4A, giving the protein MSDGITDIDEGQIQSTYDKVVYSFDDLKLKEELLRGIFGYGFVEPSAIQQRAILPIIEEKDVLAQAQSGTGKTGTFAIAALQNIDEKVKAPQALILAPTRELALQIQKVVMALAIHMDVKVHACIGGTSLQEDSEALRGGAQIVVGTPGRVYDMIDRRIFKTDNIKMFILDEADEMLSTGFKEQIYNIFTMLPPTSQVVLLSATMPGDVLEVTTKFMKDPVRILVKKDELTLEGIGQYYVNVEEEQYKYDCLTDLYDSISVTQAVIFCNTRRKVEELTERLRENNFTVSAIYSDLQQQQRDTIMKEFRSGSSRILIATDLLARGIDIQQVSLVINYDLPSNKENYIHRIGRGGRFGRKGIAINFVTNKDIGAMRELERFYSTQIEELPSSINELFD; this is encoded by the coding sequence ATGTCTGACGGTATTACTGACATCGATGAGGGCCAAATCCAATCTACCTACGACAAGGTTGTCTACTCTTTTGACgacttgaagttgaaggaagaattgttgAGAGGTATTTTCGGTTACGGTTTTGTTGAGCCATCTGCCATTCAACAACGTGCTATCTTGCCAATCATTGAAGAGAAGGATGTTCTAGCTCAAGCTCAATCTGGTACTGGTAAGACTGGTACTTTCGCCATTGCTGCTTTGCAAAACATTGACGAAAAGGTCAAGGCTCCTCAAGCTTTGATCTTGGCTCCAACCAGAGAATTGGCTTTGCAAATCCAAAAGGTTGTCATGGCTTTGGCTATCCACATGGACGTCAAGGTCCACGCCTGTATTGGTGGTACTTCTTTGCAAGAAGATTCTGAAGCTTTGAGAGGTGGTGCTCaaattgttgttggtacTCCAGGTCGTGTCTACGATATGATTGACCGTAGAATCTTCAAGACTGACAACATCAAGATGTTCATCTTGGATGAAGCCGATGAAATGTTGTCCACTGGTTTCAAGGAACAAATCTACAACATTTTCACCATGTTGCCACCAACTTCCCAAGTTGTCTTGTTGTCTGCTACCATGCCAGGTGATGTCTTGGAAGTTACCACCAAGTTCATGAAGGACCCAGTCAGAATCTTGGTCAAGAAGGACGAATTGACTTTGGAAGGTATTGGTCAATACTACGTCAACgtcgaagaagaacaatacAAGTACGACTGTTTGACCGATTTGTACGACTCCATCTCCGTCACCCAAGCCGTTATCTTCTGTAACACCAGAAGAAAGGTTGAAGAATTGACCGAAAGATTGAGAGAAAACAACTTCACCGTCTCCGCCATCTACTCTGActtgcaacaacaacaaagagaCACCATCATGAAGGAATTCAGATCCGGTTCCTCCAGAATTTTGATCGCTACCGATTTGTTGGCCAGAGGTATCGATATTCAACAAGTCTCCTTGGTTATCAACTACGACTTGCCATCTAACAAGGAAAACTACATCCACAGAATCGGTAGAGGTGGTCGTTTCGGTAGAAAGGGTATCGCTATCAACTTCGTCACCAACAAGGACATTGGTGCTATGAGAGAATTGGAAAGATTCTACTCCACTCAAATCGAAGAATTGCCATCCAGCATCAACGAATTGTTCGATTAA
- the RHO4 gene encoding Rho family GTPase RHO4, with the protein MVLEVDKFKRTFGDIPHYKKGDINGKAAQYHLKIVVVGDGAVGKTSLLISYTQGKFPEDYIPTVFENYVTNLQGPNGKIVELALWDTAGQEEYSRLRPLSYTDVDILMVCYAVNSKVSFYNVEEMWVPEVRHFCPGVPIMIVGLKSDLYAEDDISTFVDTLEAEEMTKRIGAFLHLQCSSKSQQKVREVFDTAITAALYDELKPKEKIKRSRRKCVVL; encoded by the coding sequence ATGGTCTTGGAGGTGGATAAATTCAAACGTACATTTGGAGACATCCCCCACTATAAAAAAGGTGATATTAATGGAAAAGCTGCACAATATCACCTTAAAAtagttgttgttggggATGGTGCAGTAGGTAAAACGTCGTTGTTGATCTCATATACTCAAGGGAAGTTTCCTGAAGATTATATTCCTACTGTGTTTGAGAACTATGTAACGAATTTACAGGGTCCAAATGGTAAGATAGTGGAACTTGCATTGTGGGATACTGCGggacaagaagaatacagTAGATTAAGGCCATTGTCCTATACAGATGTAGATATTCTTATGGTTTGCTACGCTGTTAACAGCAAAGTTTCTTTCTACAACGTCGAAGAGATGTGGGTGCCTGAAGTTAGGCATTTTTGTCCTGGTGTACCGATAATGATCGTTGGTCTGAAAAGCGATCTGTATGCAGAAGATGACATATCTACATTCGTCGATACGCTAGAAGCGGAGGAAATGACTAAGAGAATTGGTGCCTTTTTGCATCTACAATGCTCTTCAAAATCCCAGCAAAAGGTGCGTGAAGTTTTCGATACAGCTATCACAGCAGCGCTGTATGACGAACtcaaaccaaaagaaaagataaagagATCGCGTCGAAAATGTGTCGTCCTGTAA